A genomic segment from Ramlibacter agri encodes:
- a CDS encoding GlsB/YeaQ/YmgE family stress response membrane protein, with product MGFLIWLIIGGIVGWLASLVMRTDGQQGILLNVVVGIVGAFLGGLLISPLVGVGTINQGITIGSVLVSLVGAIILLAIVNLFRRGRVR from the coding sequence TGGTTGATCATTGGCGGTATCGTCGGCTGGCTGGCCAGCCTGGTCATGCGCACTGACGGGCAGCAGGGCATCCTGCTGAACGTGGTGGTCGGTATCGTGGGCGCTTTCCTGGGCGGCCTGCTGATCTCCCCGCTGGTGGGCGTGGGCACCATCAACCAGGGCATCACCATCGGCTCGGTCCTCGTCTCGCTGGTCGGCGCGATCATCCTGCTGGCCATCGTGAACCTGTTCCGCCGCGGCCGCGTGCGCTAA
- a CDS encoding DUF6165 family protein has product MTEPVWVPVSAGELVDKITILQIKRERMTDAQQLANVRRELALLEETAAKLDTAAMRAQLDALQAQLLAVNSTLWDLENKVRAFARAQDHGADFVAAAQSIYDNNDRRAAIKRQINQLLGSAIVEEKDHSGGR; this is encoded by the coding sequence ATGACCGAACCTGTGTGGGTGCCCGTTTCCGCGGGCGAACTCGTCGACAAGATCACCATCCTGCAGATCAAGCGCGAGCGCATGACCGACGCGCAGCAGCTTGCCAACGTCCGGCGCGAGCTGGCGCTGCTGGAGGAAACCGCTGCCAAGCTGGACACGGCCGCCATGCGCGCCCAGCTGGACGCGCTGCAGGCGCAGCTGCTGGCCGTGAACTCCACGTTGTGGGACCTGGAAAACAAGGTGCGGGCGTTCGCGCGCGCCCAGGACCACGGCGCGGATTTCGTGGCCGCCGCCCAGTCCATCTACGACAACAACGACCGCCGCGCCGCCATCAAGCGGCAGATCAACCAGCTGCTCGGCTCGGCCATCGTGGAGGAGAAGGACCACAGTGGCGGCCGCTGA